The DNA sequence TCCTCAACAATTGGGCGCGTCCTCACCTTCATAGATCCAAACCTGATTCCTCACTCATCATTCCTTACAGCATTCAAAACCAAGGAACACGTCCTAGAAATTAGAGCGCGTCCTTAGACTCGCACCGTCTCCTCTAAACCATTACGAACAGCATTCTACTCCCTACGGCGCGTCATGATAAATGTAGGCGCGTCCTATAATGTCCACCGCCACAAGACTTCGTGCCAAGCACTTTTATAATCATCGACGCGTCCGTAGAACATGGACGCGCCCTTGCCTGATCATGCACTCTCCACACTCTATAACACACCCCTTCTCAAGCAGGCGCGTCCTGAAGGCTTAGACGCGTTCTCACTTCCACAACACAATACCGGGTTGGACCATAACTAGCCCGcatttgacccgagtcaatctaatgccaaattttgggtataacacaTTGTTTAATTACTTAATTTGTACCTCGCACGAGTCTAAATTCTGGAAGTGCCTTGGGGCAGACATTGCGGGAATGTTGCTGTAAAGGCAATCTTCCCTCATTTTCTTTGGAGGAATCTGAGAGAAAGGAATGAACAACGTTCCCTTTGATGCCTTCATTTGATCTGTTTTTGTGAATTCATCTCCAACTAACCAGATCTACAATATTCAAAGCGCAAAAGATGAAAAAGCTGCATTACTATAATAGCTGTATTACATCATAGTAGCTGTAATACAAGTATGTCTTTCTTGTGATTACTAATAGCTACATCATAAAATTACCTTCTGAGAGCAACTTTTCGAAAGGATTACATTATTTCGAGTCTCTGAAGAACAGATTTCTTTAAGCCTTTGAAAATCGGATTCGCTAGAAATGGATACCTAGTGCAGAGTAGTTTCCAGTAGTGTAAAAATATATGGGAACAAAATCAAAATTTAACTTTATCAAGTTAGTTTTTAGTTCTAACATTGAATGTTACTTACTTAGAACACCTCTTCCACACAATTCAACCGCAACAGAATTGGAGACCTTCGACGAGTTTCCTTTAATAGCAACTTGGTTTGTTCCTTTTGGAATGCTATTTAAGACCACAGCAGTTGCTAGGCGACTACCATCAACTATCTTTACTTTTAGCTGGGGATTCTTTCTTATAAAAAGCTCCACATTTTTGTTCATCTCCTCTCCCTGAGATGTTGGATGTAACTAATTAATCCATTTATACTATATTATCATTGTTTCGATTTAACAACTTATCACAAATGTAATTACTTGCGGAATCTTTAGTAACAaactaaataaaaattaaaaaaatctcTGTAAAACCTGGTATATTTGTGTTTACATAGTAAAAATCCACAACTTAAATTTTTATCCTGCGAAAGAGGATCATTACCTAAATTCTAGAAGTAAAGCATGCAAAAGCTCACCTGATTAAGAAGACCCAAGCTGAATACGATAGTTCCCTTTCTGTCTGCTTCAGTTATAGCTTCTCCAATCATACCGTTGATTAACTCTCTTTGCTTGGGTGAAGTGTACTGCAATAAGCACATCCAATTAAATCATAACAAGTTAACTTTCAATAATTAATGTGTCCCGAACAACAACATAATAGATGAAAGAAACATACATGTATGATGTATCGTGGAATTGCCCATGTTTGTAATTTCAGAGTTTTGAAAACATTTCTCTCAGTAACAAACGTTCTATTACAAAACCATGTAACTATCGTACACCAAGATGTCAAAGCCCGTATCAACTTGCTGTACCACTGTGGAGTAGTACT is a window from the Apium graveolens cultivar Ventura chromosome 1, ASM990537v1, whole genome shotgun sequence genome containing:
- the LOC141665043 gene encoding very-long-chain aldehyde decarbonylase CER1-like isoform X2; this translates as MPFYDYIYGTIDKLTDTLYETSLEREGEPPNVVHLTHLTTPESIFHLRLGSASWASKSLSTTPQWYSKLIRALTSWCTIVTWFCNRTFVTERNVFKTLKLQTWAIPRYIIHYTSPKQRELINGMIGEAITEADRKGTIVFSLGLLNQGEEMNKNVELFIRKNPQLKVKIVDGSRLATAVVLNSIPKGTNQVAIKGNSSKVSNSVAVELCGRGVLSIHF